A window of the Dunckerocampus dactyliophorus isolate RoL2022-P2 chromosome 19, RoL_Ddac_1.1, whole genome shotgun sequence genome harbors these coding sequences:
- the LOC129172265 gene encoding sterile alpha motif domain-containing protein 12-like — protein MEPAPKRVSSWSVREVLEWLQERYPSQVGALQKAVMKHAISGRALLRLREHHLLLLGVDGEEQQQEMLQDLLLLRVQQEVEELSDICSECFPA, from the exons ATGGAGCCAGCGCCCAAGCGTGTGTCGTCGTGGTCGGTGCGGGAGGTTCTGGAGTGGCTTCAGGAGCGCTACCCCAGCCAAGTGGGCGCGCTCCAGAAAGCCGTGATGAAGCACGCCATTTCAG GCAGGGCTTTGCTGAGGCTGAGGGAGCATCACCTGCTCCTGCTGGGGGTGGACGGCgaggagcagcagcaggagaTGCTGCAggatctcctcctcctcagggTGCAGCAGGAGGTCGAGGAGCTCAGCGACATCTGCTCAG